A window of the Hordeum vulgare subsp. vulgare chromosome 5H, MorexV3_pseudomolecules_assembly, whole genome shotgun sequence genome harbors these coding sequences:
- the LOC123453060 gene encoding protein CLMP1, producing the protein MGKSGAKKKKASPSAAAAAAAAAKSPPAAAEHKAPPPAPPVANGAAQHQAPADPGVLLRRAHELKEEGNRLFQSRDYAGALRQYELALRLAPRGHPDRAVFHSNRAACLLQLRPVDHKAVAEECSLALQAEPRFPRALLRRARALEALGRHELALADTLALLALDPNHRDAIDLSHRLRSRISSSSSSASAGSTHEPTSRPSPAALGASAVVAGLGPSLPSRPFPKKQSPPSPPPPQQQPAPAMTKFNSSPAPKLVPFSNSPSSSAKASTADISHKTVPALSVPSTQPVTETSLINRKVVTRWRPLKLVYGHDIRLGQMPEKCSFHELREVVAKRFPSSKAVLMKYKDADGDLVTITCTSELRLAEACGVGMDVKEGDNNLPVLRLHIVEVNPEQEPLPTEEQKLEEEELLITGEDSSSHTSAEVANVEVAKPDLENGVAEQSILSRKKDCGHAECKEAEIDDWLLQFAELFRNQVGIDADAHLDLHELGMELCSEAIEETVTSEEAQSLFEMAAAKFQEVAALALFNWGNVHMCAARKRIPLDESSPKEIMSAQLRTAYDWVLEMYALAGHRYEEALNIKQDFYEGLLALGQQHFETAKLHWSFALADKVDLSTWDSSETLKLFDSAEEKMRAATEMWEKVEEQRMLELKTPGATEKDEVLKKRKKQHSADGQGELTPEEAAEQAAVMRQQIHLFWGNMLFERSQVEFKLVVGDWKKNLDASVERFKLAGASESDISTVLKNHFSNAVSESEEKKVMPSGTGSSQTSDNIDDESVVES; encoded by the coding sequence ATGGGCAAGTCCGGCGCCAAAAAGAAGAAGGCCTccccttccgccgccgccgccgccgccgccgccgccaaatCGCCTCCAGCCGCAGCAGAGCACAAGGCCCCGCCCCCCGCGCCCCCCGTAGCGAACGGGGCGGCGCAGCACCAGGCCCCAGCGGACCCCGGCGTGCTCCTGCGCCGCGCGCACGAGCTCAAGGAGGAAGGCAACCGCCTGTTCCAGTCGCGCGACTACGCCGGCGCGCTGCGGCAGTACGAGCTCGCCCTCCGCCTTGCCCCGCGAGGCCATCCCGACCGCGCCGTCTTCCACAGCAACCGCGCCGCCTGCCTCCTGCAGCTCCGCCCCGTCGACCACAAGGCCGTCGCCGAGGAGTGCTCCCTCGCGCTCCAGGCCGAGCCGCGCTTCCCGCGGGCTCTTCTCCGCCGCGCCCGCGCGCTTGAGGCACTCGGCCGCCACGAGCTCGCGCTCGCCGACACcctcgcgctcctcgccctcgacCCCAACCATCGCGACGCTATCGACCTGTCCCACCGCCTTCGGTCACggatctcctcgtcctcctcctcggcctccGCCGGCTCCACCCACGAACCCACCAGCCGCCCTTCCCCCGCCGCCCTTGGTGCCTCGGCCGTTGTGGCCGGCCTTGGCCCATCCCTCCCTTCCCGCCCCTTCCCAAAGAAACAATCGCctccgtcgcctcctcctccgcagCAGCAACCAGCTCCTGCGATGACTAAATTTAATTCCTCGCCAGCGCCCAAGTTGGTGCCCTTCTCCAACTCTCCGTCATCTTCTGCCAAGGCTTCAACTGCTGATATTTCTCACAAGACTGTGCCAGCGCTGTCAGTGCCCTCAACCCAACCAGTGACGGAGACATCGCTCATTAACAGGAAGGTTGTGACGAGATGGAGGCCTCTCAAGCTGGTGTATGGCCATGACATTAGGCTTGGGCAGATGCCTGAAAAATGCAGCTTCCATGAGCTCAGGGAAGTTGTGGCGAAGCGCTTCCCATCATCCAAGGCGGTGTTGATGAAGTATAAGGATGCCGATGGTGATCTAGTTACCATCACTTGCACATCAGAACTCCGATTGGCCGAGGCTTGTGGTGTTGGCATGGATGTAAAGGAAGGTGATAATAATCTCCCCGTGTTGAGGCTACATATTGTTGAAGTAAATCCAGAGCAGGAGCCTCTGCCAACAGAAGAGCAgaagctggaggaggaggagttgttgATCACCGGTGAGGATAGCTCTTCACATACTTCTGCAGAGGTAGCTAATGTCGAGGTGGCAAAACCAGATCTGGAGAACGGAGTTGCTGAGCAGAGCATTCTGTCAAGGAAGAAAGATTGTGGCCATGCTGAGTGCAAGGAAGCTGAGATTGATGATTGGTTGCTTCAGTTTGCAGAACTGTTCCGAAACCAGGTTGGGATTGATGCTGATGCACATCTGGACCTTCATGAACTAGGAATGGAGCTGTGCTCTGAAGCAATTGAGGAAACAGTGACCAGCGAGGAGGCCCAATCCCTATTTGAGATGGCTGCAGCAAAATTCCAGGAGGTCGCTGCCTTGGCGTTATTTAATTGGGGAAATGTGcacatgtgtgcagcaaggaagcgcATCCCTCTTGATGAATCTTCTCCAAAGGAAATCATGTCTGCTCAGCTCCGCACAGCTTATGATTGGGTGCTAGAGATGTATGCTCTTGCAGGCCATAGGTATGAGGAGGCCCTGAACATCAAGCAAGATTTCTATGAAGGGCTTCTTGCTTTAGGCCAGCAACACTTTGAGACTGCAAAGCTTCACTGGTCATTTGCGTTGGCAGACAAGGTTGACCTGTCTACCTGGGATTCTTCAGAAACATTAAAGCTTTTTGATAGTGCTGAGGAGAAGATGAGGGCTGCAACAGAGATGTGGGAGAAAGTGGAAGAACAGAGAATGCTAGAGTTAAAAACACCTGGTGCGACCGAGAAGGATGAGGTGTTGAAGAAAAGAAAGAAGCAACACAGTGCAGATGGTCAAGGGGAGTTGACACCAGAAGAGGCAGCTGAACAGGCAGCTGTAATGAGGCAACAGATTCACCTATTTTGGGGCAATATGCTTTTTGAGCGCTCTCAAGTGGAATTCAAGCTTGTTGTCGGTGATTGGAAGAAGAACCTCGATGCTTCTGTTGAAAGGTTTAAGTTGGCTGGAGCTTCAGAATCAGATATCTCCACGGTGCTGAAGAATCATTTTTCCAATGCAGTCTCTGAGTCCGAAGAGAAGAAAGTTATGCCTTCAGGCACAGGAAGTTCCCAAACAAGTGACAACATTGATGATGAATCTGTGGTTGAAAGCTAA